One window of Mus caroli chromosome 11, CAROLI_EIJ_v1.1, whole genome shotgun sequence genomic DNA carries:
- the Spdl1 gene encoding protein Spindly, whose product MEADITNLRNKLKECEDERLKAAHYGLQLLERQTELQSQLDKCHEEMMTTAEKYNQEKHALQREVELKSRMLDSLSCECEALKQQQKVHLEQLEVQLHRSHRQEVSDLKNKLENLKVELDEARLGEKQLKQKLDLQGELLAHKSEELRLLSEQRVLSSMSSELLALQTELTAAEGVKNALKEEVNELQYKQEQLECLNTSLLHQVDRLKEEKEEREREAVSYYNALEKARVENQDLQVQLGHALQQAADPNSKGNSLFAEVEDRRVAMERQLNLMKDKYQSLKKQNAFTRDQMNKMKLQISTLLRMRGSQTELEQQERLFAMVEQKNGEIKHLLGEINKLEKFKNLYESMESRPSPSDTACALEDSTYYSDLLQLKLDKLNKENESTKDELSIQRMKALFESQRALDIERKLFTNERHLQLSESENMKLRAKLDELKLKYEPEERIEVPVLKRRREVLPLNITTPEETEETAAASATEDEVSRLPPHREEESCLNNLKDNTVQWKQPASSCVQPASLSPHKNLHLDTQPKKEKKCVKLVDSPASIEVLHEQSGNTPNSPRLTAESKLPTEVKERIETTSKLEKGACKKSHNIIYVSSKSTPEMQCSQQ is encoded by the exons ATGGAGGCAGATATCACAAATCTTCGGAACAAACTCAAAGAGTGTGAAGATGAGCGACTGAAAGCTGCACACTATGGCCTACAGCTCTTGGAGAGGCAGACGGAACTGCAGAGTCAGCTGGATAAATGTCATGAAGAAATGATGACCACAGCCGAG AAATATAACCAAGAGAAGCATGCCCTTCAAAGAGAAGTGGAGCTCAAGAGTCGGATGTTAGACAGCCTGAGCTGTGAGTGTGAAGCTCTGAAACAGCAGCAGAAGGTGCATCTGGAGCAGCTAGAGGTGCAGCTCCACAGGAGCCACCGGCAGGAAGTGAGCGACCTGAAGAACAAG TTAGAAAATCTGAAAGTGGAATTGGATGAAGCAAGGCTTGGCGAGAAACagctgaagcagaagctggaTCTGCAGGGGGAACTTCTCGCTCACAAGTCAGAAGAGCTCCGGCTCCTGTCTGAGCAGAGAGTGCTCAGTAGCATGTCTTCGGAGCTGCTGGCTCTTCAGACTGAGCTAACTGCAGCGGAAGGTGTGAAG AATGCCCTCAAAGAAGAGGTGAATGAACTGCAGTACAAACAAGAGCAGCTAGAATGTCTCAATACTTCCTTACTGCACCAAGTAGACAggcttaaagaagaaaaagaggagcgTGAGAGAGAAGCGGTCTCTTACTATAATGCCTTGGAG AAAGCTCGTGTAGAGAATCAGGATCTTCAGGTACAGCTGGGTCACGCACTCCAGCAGGCGGCGGACCCCAATAGCAAAGGGAACTCGCTGTTCGCAGAG GTGGAGGATCGAAGGGTGGCAATGGAACGGCAGCTCAACTTGATGAAAGACAAATACCAGTCACTGAAGAAGCAAAATGCGTTTACCAGAGATCAGATGAACAAGATGAAG ttacaaATCTCCACATTGCTGAGGATGAGGGGCTCACAAACTGAGCTTGAACAGCAGGAGCGGTTGTTTGCCATGGTAGAACAGAAGAATGGTGAAATAAAACACCTTTTAGGGGAAATTAATAAACTGGAGAAATTTAAG AACTTATATGAAAGTATGGAATCGAGGCCTTCCCCATCAGACACCGCTTGTGCGCTAGAAGACAGCACCTATTACTCAGATTTACTTCAGCTGAAGCTTGATAAGCTAAA caaagaaaatgaaagcacaaaggACGAGCTGTCCATCCAGAGGATGAAGGCTTTATTTGAGAGCCAGCGGGCCCTGGATATTGAGCGGAAACTGTTTACAAATGAAAGACACCTGCAGCTCTCAGAAAGTGAAAACATGAAACTGAGAGCTAAGCTAGATGAACTCAAGCTGAAGTACGAACCCGAAG AGAGAATTGAAGTACCTGTACTCAAAAGGCGGCGCGAGGTGCTGCCATTGAATATAACCActccagaagaaacagaagaaacagctGCTGCCAGTGCCACTGAGGATGAAGTTTCTAGACTCCCACCTCACAGGGAGGAGGAATCCTGTCTTAATAACTTAAAAGATAACACTGTGCAGTGGAAACAGCCAGCCTCTTCATGTGTGCAGCCAGCCAGCCTCTCTCCTCATAAGAACCTGCATCTGGATACACAGCcgaagaaggagaagaagtgTGTGAAGCTTGTGGATAGTCCGGCCAGCATTGAGGTCTTACATGAACAAAGTGGGAATACCCCCAATTCTCCCAG GTTAACTGCAGAATCAAAGCTTCCAACAGAAGTGAAGGAAAGGATAGAAACTACAAGCAAATTGGAAAAAGGAGCTTGTAAGAAATCACACAACATCATATATGTGTCCTCAAAGTCAACCCCAGAGATGCAGTGCTCACAGCAGTAG